The Insulibacter thermoxylanivorax genome segment CGGACGCAAGCGGCCGGGCAATCCCTTCGTCGGAGGATTCGTGAAAGAAGATTTCTGCGGCGAGTTATTCCGTGATGCGACCTGTGCGATTTATCGATGCGACATAGATGAGGATCAATATAGGAGAATCCAGAGCAGCGTGCGCAAATTCGAAAGAGAAGCCCACCTTTACAAATACAATTTGCTCGGCTTGTTCGGAGTGATGTTCAACATTCAGGTTAAGCGGGACTATGCGTTTTTCTGTTCCCAGTTTGTTGCCTTCTTGTTTGAACAAGCAGGAATGCCGCTCGTGCCGAAGTGCTCGGCGCTGACGAAGCCCTCGGACTTCGCCCATGCAGAGAATCTGAAGCTCATCTATTCCGGGAAACTCCGAGATTTTATCATCCAGCAGCGCAATTACTCGACACTGGAGCTGATCGATGCTGCGGCCCCGGCGATGATGAGCAGCGCTCGTTATTATATGTAAACTTTCCATTTTAAGTCATATACCAGGAGTTGGATAATGTTACAGAGTATCGCCGAATTCTTAAAGGAATATGGTGCTTGGGGGCTGATCATCCATTCGTTTATCGATGCGATCATCTTCCCGATTCCAGCCTTTTTCACGCAAGTATCCTTGAGTCTTGTCAATCCCGAAGATGCCTTGTGGCTGGCTACCGTCGGCTATATCGCATGTTTGCTGGGCACGCCGTTTGGGTACTTGATCGGCAGAATTTTGGGAAAGGCGATACTGTATCGTATTCTTAAACAACAATGGATGGATGCAGCGACGAAGCTGTTTCAGAAAAACGGGGAAGCAGCGATTTTGATCGGCGCTTTTACGCCCATTCCTTTTAAAGTATTTACCATCCTGTCGGGATTTCTTAATTTCCCGCTATGGAAGTTACTCGCTTATGCCGCGCTCGGCAGGGCTGTTAAATTCTATGTCGTAGGTGTGCTGTTCCATCTGTTCGGGCAAGCGGCGGAAGGAATGGTGCAGGAGGTTTCGCTCTACCTATCAGTGATCGTTGCACCGCTCTTAGTGTTGGGAGTGTTCCTGAAGCGCAGATATGATAAGAGAAACTCCCGTCAAGCAGCAGAAGGCGTGCAGCAGCAAGAGACCGTTGAACAGGCGCATGCCGCTGCCAATCAGACGATGGATTGAAAGCATGAAAGCATAAAAACACCCCTTTGGCTCTGAACTTGCAGAGCAAAGGGGTGTTTTGTTGTTCATATGATATGTTGGTGTATACCTGATCATCCTAGGCAATTGTTGATCTTAGGCATCTTGTTATCTCTCTTGATCTTGTCTTTATCTCTCGATCTTGGAAATCATCACACGATATTTCTCAGGACCTTGCTCCAGGTAATCCCAAGTAAATTCCCCCGCGTGCATCACGTTAAAATGGAAATGGAGCCGATTAGGATTTTGATCATGGATAAGCAGCATCGTCTCTCTGGGCTGCAGCTTACGAAAGGTTTCAAAGATGACTTGCTGCCGTTGTTCTTGCGGATATTCCGTGGCATCG includes the following:
- a CDS encoding YqaA family protein; translated protein: MLQSIAEFLKEYGAWGLIIHSFIDAIIFPIPAFFTQVSLSLVNPEDALWLATVGYIACLLGTPFGYLIGRILGKAILYRILKQQWMDAATKLFQKNGEAAILIGAFTPIPFKVFTILSGFLNFPLWKLLAYAALGRAVKFYVVGVLFHLFGQAAEGMVQEVSLYLSVIVAPLLVLGVFLKRRYDKRNSRQAAEGVQQQETVEQAHAAANQTMD
- a CDS encoding DUF2249 domain-containing protein is translated as MTEYTATIDATEYPQEQRQQVIFETFRKLQPRETMLLIHDQNPNRLHFHFNVMHAGEFTWDYLEQGPEKYRVMISKIER